One stretch of Macadamia integrifolia cultivar HAES 741 unplaced genomic scaffold, SCU_Mint_v3 scaffold635, whole genome shotgun sequence DNA includes these proteins:
- the LOC122069535 gene encoding amino acid permease 6-like, producing the protein MAVELQKKNKMFMEHASHDAMEMGFTGKNTLDDDGREKRTGTMITASAHIITAVIGSGVLSLAWAIAQLGWVAGPAILMAFSFITYFTSTLLADCYRCPDPVTGKRNYTYTEVVRSNLGGMKFKLCGLAQYVNLIGVTIGYTITASISMVAVKRSNCFHKNGHGVHCTTSNYPFMIIFACIQIFLSQIPNFHKLSLLSILAAVMSFAYSTVGVGLSIAKVAEKGHHARTTLTGVTVGVDVSDTEKIWRTFQALGNIAFAYAYSTVLIEIQDTLKSSPPENKVMKKASLIGVSTTTLFYMLCGCLGYAAFGNNAPGNFLTGFGFYEPFWLIDFANVCIAIHLIGAYQVFCQPIFGFVENLSARRWPENGFIMNEYAVNIPFCGTYYFNFFRLVWRTAYVTVTAVLAMIFPFFNDFLGLIGAASFWPLTVYFPIEMHIEQANVPKFSSRWTWLKILNWACLIISIVAAAGSVQGLVTDLKTYKPFKVQN; encoded by the exons atggctgtAGAGTtgcagaagaagaataaaatgttCATGGAACATGCTTCTCATGATGCAATGGAGATGGGATTCACAGGAAAGAATACCTTGGATGATGATGGACGCGAAAAACGAACTG GGACGATGATCACTGCAAGTGCTCATATAATTACAGCTGTGATTGGATCTGGAGTGTTGTCACTAGCCTGGGCCATAGCTCAGTTGGGTTGGGTAGCAGGGCCTGCTATTCTCATGGCCTTCTCTTTTATCACTTATTTCACTTCTACTCTGCTTGCCGATTGCTATAGGTGCCCTGACCCTGTTACCGGCAAGCGAAACTATACCTACACGGAGGTCGTAAGGTCGAATTTAG GGGGAATGAAATTTAAGCTCTGTGGATTAGCTCAGTATGTGAACCTCATAGGGGTGACAATTGGATATACCATCACAGCATCCATCAGTATGGT GGCAGTGAAAAGGTCAAATTGTTTCCACAAGAATGGTCATGGGGTGCATTGTACCACATCAAACTATCCATTCATGATCATATTTGCATGTATCCAGATCTTTTTGTCTCAGATACCTAATTTTCACAAGCTTTCATTGCTATCTATCCTTGCTGCTGTCATGTCCTTTGCCTATTCTACCGTTGGAGTGGGTCTCTCCATCGCCAAAGTTGCAG AGAAAGGGCATCATGCGAGGACGACACTAACTGGCGTTACAGTTGGGGTTGATGTCTCCGATACAGAGAAGATATGGAGGACCTTCCAGGCCCTTGGGAATATTGCCTTTGCTTACGCTTACTCCACCGTCCTCATCGAGATACAG GACACACTAAAATCAAGTCCCCCAGAGAACAAAGTGATGAAGAAGGCTTCTCTTATTGGAGTCTCTACTACCACCTTGTTCTATATGCTATGTGGCTGCCTTGGTTATGCTGCATTTGGAAATAATGCACCTGGAAACTTTCTCACTGGCTTTGGTTTCTATGAGCCCTTCTGGCTCATCGACTTTGCAAATGTTTGCATTGCCATCCATCTCATCGGAGCATATCAG GTGTTCTGCCAACCCATATTTGGTTTCGTTGAAAATTTGAGTGCCCGGCGATGGCCAGAAAATGGATTCATAATGAACGAATATGCTGTTAACATCCCCTTCTGTGGAACATATTACTTCAATTTCTTTAGATTGGTATGGAGGACAGCATATGTGACGGTGACCGCTGTTCTTGCCatgatcttccccttcttcaaTGACTTCTTGGGTCTCATAGGGGCTGCATCCTTCTGGCCTCTCACAGTTTACTTCCCCATAGAGATGCACATTGAACAGGCTAATGTACCAAAGTTTTCTTCAAGGTGGACATGGCTTAAAATATTGAACTGGGCCTGCTTGATTATATCAATTGTTGCAGCTGCCGGATCTGTTCAGGGTCTTGTTACTGATCTCAAGACATATAAGCCATTCAAGGTTCAAAATTAA